A single genomic interval of Rosistilla ulvae harbors:
- a CDS encoding vWA domain-containing protein, translating to MKKRPGGIIHSYQKFDPAQFPSPTQPPPDLVSSAFEHAMMFGNYRELSEEELARAVRLDPSQIAGLGPSIDMLRQMLEERKRKILETYETAAAQKRARRAYQQSASAVRPPKDLEKAYRRGIAEEQPYDLERLWYRADSDHSPFALGLLGVMQRMNDKLQIAELVSKYEFTGREPMSVPKALEIKEELEKIDELLRQLEEAAKTAQIGIIDMDLLQEFTEPGDLNQLEELRQQVENYMREQAERQGLDRDNKTGNYRLTPHAYKLFQGKLLSRIFSDLQASRSGRHPDAVEGDGAVELQQTKPYEFGDSVANIDLPQTVINALLRHGDTRPLQLRSEDIEIHKTRNHPKCATCVIMDMSGSMRYDGQYINVKRMALALQGLITSEYPGDFLRFIEMYTFAKMRHASELIELMPKPVTIHDPWVRLRADMSREDISESQIHPHFTNIQRSLQLARQNLVTTDTPNRQIVLITDGLPTAHFEDNNLFMLYPPDPQTEQATMREAMLCHREGITINIFLIPSWSQSEADIRFAYRLAESTKGRVIFTSGKDLDRFVIWDYVSNRREIIG from the coding sequence ATGAAAAAACGTCCTGGCGGGATCATCCATTCGTATCAGAAATTTGATCCGGCGCAATTCCCCAGCCCGACGCAGCCGCCTCCCGATTTGGTCTCGTCGGCGTTTGAACACGCGATGATGTTCGGCAACTATCGCGAGTTGTCCGAAGAGGAGTTGGCCCGCGCGGTGCGACTCGATCCCAGCCAGATCGCCGGCCTGGGGCCGAGCATCGACATGTTGCGCCAGATGCTCGAAGAGCGGAAACGCAAAATCCTGGAGACCTACGAAACCGCAGCGGCTCAAAAGCGCGCCCGCCGTGCGTACCAACAGAGTGCCAGTGCTGTCCGTCCGCCCAAAGATCTGGAGAAGGCGTACCGCCGCGGGATCGCCGAAGAACAGCCGTATGATCTGGAACGGCTGTGGTATCGGGCCGACAGCGATCACTCTCCTTTTGCTCTCGGTTTGCTGGGCGTGATGCAGCGGATGAACGACAAGCTGCAGATCGCTGAACTTGTCAGCAAATATGAGTTCACCGGCCGGGAACCGATGTCGGTCCCCAAGGCGTTGGAGATCAAGGAGGAGTTGGAGAAGATCGATGAACTGCTGCGGCAGCTCGAAGAAGCTGCCAAGACGGCGCAGATCGGGATCATCGATATGGATCTGTTGCAGGAGTTCACCGAGCCGGGCGATTTGAATCAACTGGAAGAACTCCGCCAGCAGGTCGAGAACTACATGCGCGAACAGGCCGAACGGCAGGGGCTCGACCGCGATAACAAAACCGGCAACTACCGACTGACACCGCACGCCTACAAGCTGTTCCAGGGAAAACTGCTGTCGCGGATCTTCAGCGACCTGCAAGCCTCTCGCAGCGGCCGGCATCCCGACGCGGTCGAAGGGGACGGAGCGGTGGAACTGCAGCAGACCAAGCCCTACGAATTCGGCGACAGCGTTGCCAACATCGACCTCCCGCAGACCGTCATCAACGCCCTGTTGCGGCATGGCGACACGCGGCCGCTACAGTTGCGCAGCGAGGATATCGAAATCCACAAGACGCGGAACCATCCCAAGTGCGCCACGTGCGTGATCATGGATATGAGTGGTTCGATGCGGTACGACGGGCAATACATCAACGTCAAACGGATGGCCTTGGCGCTGCAGGGACTGATCACCAGCGAATACCCCGGCGACTTCCTGCGGTTTATCGAAATGTACACCTTCGCCAAGATGCGGCACGCCAGCGAGTTGATCGAACTGATGCCCAAGCCGGTCACGATCCACGATCCTTGGGTGCGGTTGAGAGCGGATATGAGTCGCGAGGATATCAGCGAATCGCAGATCCATCCTCACTTCACCAACATCCAACGCTCGCTGCAATTGGCTCGGCAGAATCTGGTGACGACCGACACGCCCAACCGTCAGATCGTATTGATCACCGACGGCCTGCCGACAGCCCACTTCGAAGACAACAACCTGTTCATGCTCTACCCGCCCGATCCGCAGACCGAACAAGCGACGATGCGTGAAGCGATGCTCTGTCATCGCGAGGGGATTACGATCAACATTTTCTTGATCCCCAGTTGGTCGCAGAGCGAAGCGGACATCCGGTTTGCGTATCGATTAGCCGAAAGCACCAAAGGCCGGGTGATCTTTACCAGCGGCAAAGACCTCGATCGCTTCGTCATCTGGGATTACGTCAGCAACCGCCGCGAGATCATCGGTTAG
- a CDS encoding tetratricopeptide repeat protein yields MKSEERHQLQQNELADALGSGIQSITPYLRAIVIGVIGLIVIVFAYNFVSMRNQAHDATASLDFLLATSNEDPESFKRVSQDFADTMPGQWAQIAQADHNLGAGIESMFVDRDEATGFLEAATENYKSVLATAKDPLLKTRANLGLAKAYEAQGDLDQAIATYEIVADNTSSEALAEQAKERIRLLGTDDVRDFYTWFRENQPVAMASIAPGLPGLEDLPDGPAEGLPPAETPDLKDVEVSDAPEAEVKEEAAAAPKEEATEAKDAAAEEPAKTE; encoded by the coding sequence ATGAAGAGCGAAGAGCGGCACCAATTGCAGCAAAACGAACTTGCGGATGCTTTAGGAAGCGGTATCCAAAGCATCACGCCCTATCTTCGCGCGATCGTGATCGGCGTGATTGGGTTGATCGTGATCGTGTTCGCGTACAACTTTGTAAGCATGCGCAATCAAGCTCACGACGCGACAGCGAGCCTCGACTTCTTGCTAGCAACCAGCAACGAAGACCCCGAATCGTTCAAGCGAGTCAGCCAAGACTTCGCCGACACGATGCCTGGCCAGTGGGCGCAAATCGCTCAAGCCGATCACAATCTGGGTGCGGGGATCGAGTCGATGTTTGTCGACCGCGATGAAGCGACCGGATTTTTGGAAGCTGCCACCGAAAACTACAAGAGCGTGCTCGCAACGGCCAAAGACCCGTTGTTGAAGACGCGAGCCAACCTGGGGCTGGCCAAAGCCTACGAAGCTCAAGGCGACCTGGACCAAGCGATCGCGACTTATGAGATCGTCGCGGACAACACCAGCTCCGAAGCTTTGGCCGAACAAGCCAAAGAGCGAATCCGCCTGCTGGGGACCGACGACGTTCGCGATTTCTACACATGGTTCCGCGAAAACCAACCGGTCGCCATGGCCTCGATCGCTCCCGGATTGCCCGGCCTAGAAGACCTGCCCGACGGCCCCGCCGAAGGTTTGCCACCGGCAGAGACTCCCGATTTGAAGGATGTCGAAGTTAGCGACGCTCCCGAAGCGGAAGTCAAAGAAGAGGCGGCAGCAGCTCCAAAGGAAGAGGCTACCGAAGCGAAAGACGCAGCTGCCGAAGAGCCAGCGAAGACCGAATAG
- a CDS encoding hydroxypyruvate isomerase family protein, giving the protein MSLSRRNLLAAGGAALAAVATRQTVSRAEDVAKETAARDSSPAITKGRIHQSVMGWCFKPMPSIELAKHCKAIGIEAIEGIPASDYPAVTKLGLKISLVGSHGFQAGPLDPENHAMNEAKLREAIDTAVKFGAPSVITFTGMRKTGIDDRQATKNCLDLWKRVLPYAEANDITLVLEHLNSRDDTHPMKGHPGYWGDDVELCVDLVKQLDSPRFKLLFDIYHVQIMNGDIIRRIREYHPLIGHYHTAGAPGRGELNDDQEINYPAVMRAILETGYSQYVAQEFIPTSNDPIASLREAARVCDV; this is encoded by the coding sequence ATGAGTCTATCGCGACGTAATCTTTTGGCCGCCGGCGGGGCGGCTCTGGCGGCAGTTGCCACGCGGCAAACGGTTTCCCGTGCCGAGGATGTTGCCAAGGAAACGGCCGCTCGCGATTCGAGCCCCGCGATCACGAAGGGGCGGATTCACCAATCGGTGATGGGGTGGTGCTTCAAGCCGATGCCGTCGATCGAATTGGCTAAGCACTGCAAAGCGATCGGCATCGAAGCGATCGAGGGGATTCCCGCAAGCGACTATCCCGCCGTCACCAAGCTCGGCCTGAAGATCTCGCTGGTCGGCAGCCACGGTTTCCAGGCGGGACCGCTTGATCCCGAAAACCATGCGATGAATGAGGCGAAGCTGCGCGAAGCAATCGATACCGCCGTGAAGTTCGGCGCCCCCAGCGTGATCACATTTACTGGGATGCGAAAAACGGGAATCGACGACCGCCAGGCGACAAAAAACTGCCTGGACCTCTGGAAACGTGTTCTTCCGTACGCCGAAGCGAACGATATCACGCTGGTTCTTGAACATTTGAACAGTCGCGACGACACGCACCCGATGAAGGGGCATCCGGGATACTGGGGAGACGACGTGGAACTGTGCGTCGACCTGGTCAAACAGCTCGATTCACCGCGCTTCAAGCTGTTATTTGACATCTATCACGTGCAAATCATGAATGGGGATATCATTCGCCGTATCAGGGAGTATCATCCACTTATCGGTCACTATCACACCGCTGGCGCTCCGGGTCGGGGTGAGTTAAACGACGATCAAGAGATCAATTACCCAGCTGTCATGCGGGCGATTCTGGAAACTGGATATTCTCAATACGTCGCGCAAGAGTTCATCCCGACTAGCAATGACCCAATCGCCTCCCTTCGTGAGGCTGCAAGGGTGTGCGATGTGTAG
- a CDS encoding 3-keto-disaccharide hydrolase codes for MRRLFACFLLLFPIVAVAQSPAPESGFTPLFDGKSLQGWEGDANWFRVDDGAIVAGSASETIPNNFFLATTEQYEDFELRLEAKLVGAGQNAGVQFRTQRIPNHHEVSGYQADMGTAGGKPIWGSLYDESRRNKMLAVPDPAAVEEVLKTDDWNRIRIRCQGARIQIWLNDLQTVDYTETDPQIERTGIIALQIHGGKPAVASYRNIRIQRLK; via the coding sequence ATGCGCCGCCTGTTCGCCTGTTTTTTGCTGCTTTTCCCGATCGTTGCTGTCGCTCAATCGCCAGCCCCCGAATCGGGCTTCACGCCGCTGTTCGATGGCAAATCGCTGCAGGGATGGGAGGGAGACGCGAACTGGTTCCGCGTCGACGACGGTGCGATCGTGGCCGGTTCGGCCAGCGAAACGATCCCGAACAACTTCTTCCTGGCCACGACTGAGCAGTACGAAGATTTTGAGCTGCGGTTGGAAGCCAAGCTGGTTGGGGCGGGGCAAAACGCGGGGGTCCAGTTCCGCACCCAGCGAATCCCCAACCACCACGAGGTTTCGGGCTATCAAGCCGATATGGGGACGGCGGGGGGGAAGCCGATCTGGGGCTCGCTGTACGACGAATCGCGACGCAATAAGATGTTGGCCGTCCCCGATCCGGCAGCGGTTGAGGAGGTACTGAAAACGGACGACTGGAATCGGATCCGCATCCGCTGCCAGGGGGCTCGCATCCAGATCTGGCTCAACGATCTGCAGACCGTCGACTACACCGAAACCGATCCGCAGATCGAGCGAACGGGGATCATCGCGTTGCAGATTCATGGTGGTAAACCCGCAGTCGCCTCCTATCGCAACATCCGCATCCAGCGGTTGAAGTAA
- the ilvD gene encoding dihydroxy-acid dehydratase: MNAPLNKYSSRVTQPKSQGASQAMLYGTGMTSEDMNKAQVGIGSVWYEGNTCNMHLLDLANEVKEGVRAADMVGMRFNTVGVSDGISMGTEGMSFSLQSRDLIADSIETIMGGQWYDGLVALPGCDKNMPGCLIAMGRLNRPSIMVYGGTIRAGKWNGQKLDIVNAFQCYGQYLSGDIDESERQNIVKCSIPGAGACGGMYTANTMATAIEALGMTLPYSASIPAEDPAKKDECRRAGAAIRVLLERDIKPRDIMTRQAFENAMAVIMAVGGSTNAVLHLIAMARAVDINLTIDDFQAVSDRVPYIADLKPSGKFVQEDLHSVGGTPALMKYLLAEGVITGDCMTVTGKTLGENLADVPDLDPGQEIIRPLDKPIKASGHIRILRGNLAPEGAVAKITGKEGLLFTGTARCFDSEEEMLTALEEKKIVKGDVVIIRYEGPKGGPGMPEMLTPTSAIMGAGLGADVALMTDGRFSGGSHGFIVGHVTPEAQEGGPIALARDGDKITIDAEKLEINIDVSDEELAKRREEFVAPPLKATRGTLYKYIKNVKSASEGCVTDE, from the coding sequence ATGAATGCTCCCCTTAATAAGTACAGCAGTCGAGTCACTCAACCCAAGAGCCAAGGCGCTTCGCAAGCGATGCTCTACGGCACCGGAATGACCTCCGAAGACATGAACAAGGCGCAGGTGGGGATCGGCAGCGTCTGGTACGAAGGCAACACTTGCAACATGCACCTGTTGGACCTCGCCAACGAAGTCAAGGAAGGCGTCCGCGCCGCCGACATGGTTGGAATGCGGTTCAACACCGTCGGCGTCAGCGACGGGATCTCGATGGGAACCGAGGGGATGAGCTTCTCGCTGCAGAGTCGCGATTTGATCGCCGACAGCATCGAAACGATCATGGGTGGCCAGTGGTATGACGGCTTGGTCGCGCTGCCCGGTTGCGATAAGAACATGCCCGGATGTCTGATCGCGATGGGACGTTTGAACCGCCCCAGTATTATGGTCTACGGCGGCACGATCCGAGCCGGCAAGTGGAACGGACAGAAGCTGGATATCGTCAACGCGTTCCAGTGCTACGGCCAATACCTGTCGGGCGATATCGATGAATCCGAACGCCAGAACATCGTCAAGTGCAGCATTCCGGGCGCTGGTGCTTGCGGCGGTATGTATACAGCCAACACGATGGCGACCGCGATCGAAGCCCTCGGCATGACGTTGCCCTATTCGGCTAGCATCCCCGCCGAAGATCCCGCCAAGAAAGATGAATGCCGCCGCGCCGGTGCCGCGATCCGCGTCCTGTTGGAACGGGACATCAAGCCCCGCGACATCATGACTCGCCAAGCATTCGAAAACGCGATGGCTGTGATCATGGCGGTCGGCGGCAGCACCAACGCCGTGTTGCACCTGATCGCGATGGCTCGCGCTGTCGACATCAATTTGACGATCGACGATTTCCAAGCGGTCAGCGATCGCGTTCCTTATATCGCCGACCTCAAGCCGAGCGGCAAGTTCGTTCAAGAGGATCTGCACAGCGTTGGCGGAACGCCCGCGTTGATGAAGTATCTGTTGGCCGAAGGAGTGATCACCGGCGACTGCATGACTGTCACCGGCAAAACCCTCGGCGAAAACCTAGCCGACGTTCCCGATCTCGATCCCGGTCAAGAGATCATTCGCCCGCTGGATAAACCGATCAAAGCCAGCGGTCACATCCGCATCTTGCGCGGCAACCTGGCGCCCGAAGGAGCTGTTGCCAAGATCACCGGCAAAGAGGGGCTGCTGTTCACCGGCACCGCCCGCTGCTTCGACAGCGAAGAAGAGATGCTGACGGCATTGGAAGAAAAGAAGATCGTCAAGGGTGACGTGGTGATCATTCGTTATGAAGGTCCTAAGGGTGGCCCCGGCATGCCGGAGATGCTGACCCCAACCAGCGCGATCATGGGTGCCGGTTTGGGCGCCGACGTGGCGTTGATGACCGATGGACGCTTCTCGGGCGGGTCGCACGGATTTATCGTCGGCCACGTTACTCCCGAAGCTCAAGAGGGCGGACCGATCGCTCTGGCTCGCGATGGCGACAAGATCACGATCGACGCCGAAAAGCTGGAGATCAACATCGACGTCAGCGACGAAGAACTGGCCAAGCGACGCGAGGAATTTGTCGCGCCACCACTGAAAGCAACACGCGGCACGCTTTACAAGTACATTAAGAATGTAAAGAGTGCCTCCGAAGGTTGCGTCACCGACGAGTAG
- a CDS encoding DUF2237 family protein: MSKAKNVLGTPLQTCSVDPMTGFYRTGCCDTGREDVGLHIVCTQVTAEFLEFSKSVGNDLSTPVAEYGFPGLKPGNRWCLCALRWKEAWQAGMAPPVVLDATHISTLEFIDLEVLQAHAADG, from the coding sequence TTGAGCAAGGCAAAGAACGTCTTGGGCACACCGCTGCAAACTTGCAGCGTCGACCCGATGACCGGATTTTATCGCACCGGTTGCTGCGATACGGGGCGCGAGGATGTGGGGCTGCACATCGTCTGCACGCAGGTCACTGCCGAGTTTCTGGAGTTCAGCAAATCGGTCGGCAACGATCTCAGCACGCCGGTCGCCGAATACGGTTTCCCCGGTCTGAAGCCGGGAAATCGTTGGTGTTTGTGTGCGTTGCGGTGGAAAGAAGCGTGGCAGGCCGGGATGGCTCCGCCGGTCGTTCTGGACGCCACCCATATCTCGACGCTAGAATTTATCGACTTGGAAGTTCTGCAGGCGCACGCAGCCGACGGTTGA
- a CDS encoding magnesium chelatase, producing MSTPSEVPSISNLSELRQSGWKSKTVKHELRDNFLVALQAGDELFPGIVGYDDTVIPEINLAILAGHDMLFLGEKGQAKSRIMRMLVRFLDEWTPYIDHPELPVHEDPMDPITALGKRLVKELPEDQIKIAWWHRNDRYSERLSPGTKFADIIGEIDPGKLTSGVSMNAEAALAFGLIPRMHRGIFAMNELPELDDLVQVGLFNILEERDVQIRGYPIKFDLDVMILFSANPSTYNRSGKVIPQLKDRIGSIIQTHYPSDRDQGIAILQQEANDDLGGPFPVQVPYFMYEVVEEITNQARRSKFIDHQSGVSARFSLANFRTMVASARQRSVVLGESPAVPRISDLGHIYSSALGKLELDLMGSHQMSERQVLDAVVAEAIQVVFQKYVEQHGTAEIGEIFKKGVRVEVGDMLPSSVYAERLKRVPPVWEKAFEVNASASEPVRASCVEFVLAGLYSMDHISRSQRHGSIEYEI from the coding sequence ATGAGTACCCCAAGCGAAGTCCCCTCCATTTCGAATCTCAGTGAACTGCGCCAATCGGGCTGGAAATCGAAGACCGTCAAACACGAGCTGCGCGATAACTTTCTGGTGGCGTTGCAGGCTGGCGACGAACTGTTCCCCGGCATCGTAGGCTACGACGACACGGTCATTCCCGAGATCAATCTGGCGATCCTGGCGGGGCACGACATGCTGTTCCTGGGCGAAAAGGGACAAGCGAAGAGCCGCATCATGCGGATGTTGGTCCGCTTTCTCGACGAGTGGACTCCCTACATCGATCATCCCGAATTGCCGGTCCACGAAGATCCGATGGACCCGATCACCGCCTTGGGGAAGCGTTTGGTGAAGGAACTGCCCGAGGATCAGATCAAGATCGCTTGGTGGCATCGCAACGATCGGTACAGCGAACGGTTGAGTCCCGGGACAAAGTTCGCCGACATCATCGGTGAGATCGACCCGGGCAAACTGACAAGCGGTGTCAGCATGAACGCCGAAGCGGCACTCGCGTTTGGCTTGATTCCACGGATGCACCGCGGCATCTTTGCGATGAACGAATTGCCCGAACTGGATGATCTCGTACAGGTCGGTCTGTTCAACATCCTCGAGGAACGGGATGTCCAGATCCGCGGCTATCCGATCAAATTCGATCTCGATGTGATGATCCTCTTCTCCGCCAACCCCAGCACCTACAACCGCTCGGGCAAAGTGATTCCACAGTTGAAGGATCGGATCGGGTCGATCATCCAAACGCATTACCCCAGCGACCGCGACCAGGGGATTGCGATCTTGCAGCAGGAAGCCAACGACGATCTCGGTGGACCGTTCCCCGTCCAGGTGCCGTATTTCATGTACGAAGTGGTCGAAGAGATCACCAACCAGGCGCGGCGCAGCAAGTTCATCGATCATCAATCCGGCGTGTCGGCGAGGTTCTCGTTGGCGAACTTCCGCACGATGGTCGCCTCGGCGCGGCAGCGTTCGGTCGTCCTCGGCGAATCCCCCGCGGTGCCGCGGATCAGCGACCTCGGTCACATCTACAGCAGTGCCCTGGGGAAGCTGGAGCTGGATCTGATGGGCAGCCATCAAATGAGCGAACGCCAAGTCCTGGACGCCGTCGTCGCCGAAGCGATTCAGGTCGTCTTCCAGAAATATGTCGAACAGCATGGCACCGCAGAGATTGGCGAGATCTTCAAGAAGGGAGTGCGCGTCGAGGTCGGCGACATGTTGCCCTCTTCGGTTTATGCGGAACGGTTGAAGCGAGTGCCTCCGGTTTGGGAGAAGGCGTTTGAAGTCAACGCCAGCGCCAGCGAGCCGGTTCGCGCCAGCTGCGTCGAATTTGTGCTGGCGGGCTTGTACAGCATGGATCACATCAGCCGGTCGCAGCGACACGGATCGATCGAATACGAAATCTAA
- a CDS encoding ATP-dependent helicase → MDLILDNLTDPQRAAVTHMDGPMLMLAGPGSGKTRVVTHRIAHLLREGVPASQILALTFTNKAAEEMLARVQQLAPGEPVWMSTFHRFCARMLRQYSSLVGLQENYSIYDMADAKATMKRAIEVSGISLSHTSPDQIANAISHFKNQLLTPESMEGVNLPAGKMLAAKVYPYYQQLLLVANAVDFDCMLLHVARMLRENPELREALDSRFRYIMVDEYQDTNLAQYAIVRSLSVVHQNLAVTGDPDQSIYGWRGANLNNILDFENDYPQVKTVRLEQNYRSTPNILRVADQLITNNTRRKHKGLYTHNPEGAAVRLRIYANGYQEADDIADQIVEQIQNHGRSPKDFAILCRMNYLTRSLEHSLRSRVVPYTIVRGVEFYQRKEIKDLLSYLQLINNPANDAALSRIVNTPARGIGKTTMDRVMLYAARHRIPLFEAICRCDEIESIKPRTRGLLKRFVGIIDALSRKASSSLEDLLRFVLEQTQYSDYLRFSTVEGEDNDALANVDELVSAAVEFDRQHPDDGSLETFLEQVALISDTDAWEESSDRVTLMTLHAAKGLEFPCVYIIGVEDQVLPHHRSHDDPMQFEEERRLLFVGITRAEQTLQLSMAKLRSARGSMRPAAASPFLLELPREEMQVIDAHQPTQYGDDNDFDVDVEYPEAWDMHADHDDDLNQLPPEERTPETTSTPRTAPIASVTTAAQMLEQQMANTIDPEIYTVGMIVSHPEYGSGRIQSLSGSGGKRTATVNFFVDSIERRFRLSHAQLTIESED, encoded by the coding sequence ATGGACTTAATTCTCGACAACTTGACCGACCCGCAGCGAGCCGCGGTCACGCACATGGATGGTCCGATGTTGATGCTCGCCGGCCCCGGCAGCGGCAAGACCCGCGTGGTCACCCATCGGATCGCGCATCTGTTGCGGGAAGGAGTCCCCGCGTCGCAGATCCTGGCGTTGACGTTCACCAACAAAGCGGCGGAGGAGATGTTGGCCCGCGTCCAACAACTCGCTCCCGGCGAACCGGTTTGGATGAGTACGTTCCACCGCTTTTGCGCCCGCATGTTGCGACAATATTCGTCGCTGGTCGGGCTGCAAGAGAACTACTCGATCTACGACATGGCCGACGCCAAGGCGACGATGAAGCGGGCGATCGAGGTCTCGGGGATCTCGCTGAGTCACACGTCGCCCGATCAGATCGCCAACGCGATCAGCCACTTCAAAAATCAATTGCTGACGCCCGAGTCGATGGAAGGGGTGAATCTGCCAGCGGGCAAAATGCTCGCCGCCAAGGTCTATCCTTATTACCAACAGTTGCTGTTGGTCGCCAACGCCGTCGATTTCGATTGCATGCTGCTGCACGTCGCCCGGATGCTGCGCGAGAACCCCGAATTGCGAGAAGCCTTGGATTCGCGGTTCCGCTACATCATGGTCGACGAATACCAGGATACCAACCTGGCTCAATATGCGATCGTCCGTTCGCTGTCGGTCGTCCACCAGAATCTGGCGGTGACGGGGGATCCCGATCAATCGATCTACGGTTGGCGTGGAGCGAATCTGAACAACATCCTCGACTTTGAAAACGATTACCCGCAAGTCAAAACCGTTCGGCTGGAACAGAACTACCGCAGCACGCCCAACATTCTGCGGGTGGCCGATCAATTGATCACCAACAACACCCGCCGCAAGCACAAGGGGTTGTACACGCACAATCCCGAAGGAGCGGCGGTGCGGTTGCGGATCTACGCCAACGGTTATCAGGAAGCGGACGACATCGCCGATCAGATCGTCGAACAGATCCAGAATCACGGCCGTAGCCCCAAGGACTTTGCGATCCTGTGCCGGATGAATTATCTGACCCGATCGTTGGAACATTCGCTCCGCTCCCGCGTCGTCCCCTACACGATCGTTCGAGGCGTCGAGTTCTATCAGCGGAAAGAGATCAAGGATCTGCTCTCCTATCTGCAACTGATCAACAACCCAGCCAACGACGCTGCGCTGTCGCGGATCGTCAACACGCCGGCTCGCGGGATCGGCAAGACGACGATGGACCGAGTGATGTTATACGCCGCTCGGCACCGGATTCCACTGTTCGAAGCGATCTGCCGCTGCGATGAAATTGAATCGATCAAACCGCGAACCCGTGGGCTGTTGAAACGTTTTGTCGGAATCATCGACGCGCTCAGCCGCAAGGCTTCGTCCAGCCTCGAGGATCTGTTGCGGTTCGTGTTGGAGCAAACGCAGTACAGCGATTACCTGCGGTTTTCGACAGTCGAAGGAGAGGATAACGACGCGCTTGCGAACGTCGACGAATTGGTTTCCGCCGCCGTCGAATTCGATCGCCAGCATCCCGACGATGGATCGCTGGAAACCTTCCTGGAGCAGGTCGCGTTGATCTCCGATACCGATGCGTGGGAAGAATCGAGCGATCGCGTGACGCTGATGACCCTGCACGCCGCCAAGGGGCTCGAATTCCCTTGCGTCTATATCATCGGTGTCGAGGATCAAGTGCTGCCGCACCATCGCAGCCACGATGATCCGATGCAGTTTGAAGAGGAGCGGCGGTTGCTGTTCGTGGGGATCACGCGAGCTGAACAGACGCTGCAGTTGAGCATGGCCAAGCTGCGATCGGCCCGCGGTAGCATGCGGCCCGCCGCGGCCAGCCCGTTCCTGTTGGAACTGCCTCGCGAAGAGATGCAGGTGATCGATGCCCATCAACCGACGCAATACGGCGACGACAACGACTTCGATGTCGACGTCGAATATCCCGAGGCATGGGATATGCACGCTGATCACGACGACGATCTGAATCAATTGCCGCCCGAAGAACGGACGCCCGAAACCACCTCCACCCCGCGAACCGCTCCGATCGCATCGGTCACGACCGCCGCCCAAATGCTCGAACAGCAGATGGCCAACACGATCGATCCCGAGATCTATACGGTAGGGATGATCGTCAGCCATCCCGAATATGGCAGCGGCCGGATCCAGAGTCTGTCCGGTTCGGGAGGCAAGCGGACGGCGACTGTCAACTTCTTTGTCGACAGCATCGAACGCCGCTTCCGACTCTCCCACGCCCAACTGACGATCGAAAGCGAAGATTAG